Part of the Candidatus Hydrogenedentota bacterium genome is shown below.
GGCCGCAAGGTCTCCGATAATGAACACGTCAGGATGCCCCGGCACAGTCAAGTCGGGAGCGACCTCCACGCGACCGGCCGCGTCAATTCGGGAGCCCGCGCGTGCCGCCAGCATCCCGCCCAGAGGAGAAGCGCGGACCCCTGCGGCCCACAGGACGGTGAGCGTCGGGATGTTCTCTTCGCGTCCCGAGACTTCGACTGTGATGGACGCACTGTCTATGTCTTTCAGTTTGGCGCCAGTACGCACCGAGACGCCCAACCGGTCGAGGATTGCCGCGGCCTTTTCTGACAGCTTCTCTGGAAACGAAGGAAGCACGCGCGGCCCGAGCTCAAGGAGGATCACGCGCGCCTGGGAAGGATCAATCTTGCGGAACTCATTGCGGAGTGTGTGCTTAGCGATCTCACACAGGGCGCCGGCCAACTCCACGCCGGTGGGACCCGCCCCCACTATTATGAAAGTCAGAAGCGCCCGCAGCGCGTTCGGGTCCTGTGTTCGTTCCGCCGCCTCAAAAGCGAGGAGAATCCTCCGCCGGATCGTCGTCGCGTCTTCGATTGTCTTGAGGCCGGGCGCTAGCCCGGGCCAGTTATCGTGCCCGAAGTAGTGATGGGTGGCGCCTGCGGCCAGAATGAGCACGTCGTACGGCAGGGAGCCATCAGCGAGGATCAGGCGGCGGTTCTCAAGATCGATATCCACCGCGTCCCCCAGAAGCACTTGCACGTTTCTCTGCCGCTTGAAAATCGACCGGAGGGGAACGGCCACGTTCGCAGGAGACAACCCCCCCGTGGCAACCTGATACAGCAACGGCTGAAACAAATGGAAATTCCGCTTGTCCACAAGAGTAA
Proteins encoded:
- a CDS encoding NAD(P)/FAD-dependent oxidoreductase — protein: MPTTITEKPHVVIVGGGFGGVHAAQHLKHADVHITLVDKRNFHLFQPLLYQVATGGLSPANVAVPLRSIFKRQRNVQVLLGDAVDIDLENRRLILADGSLPYDVLILAAGATHHYFGHDNWPGLAPGLKTIEDATTIRRRILLAFEAAERTQDPNALRALLTFIIVGAGPTGVELAGALCEIAKHTLRNEFRKIDPSQARVILLELGPRVLPSFPEKLSEKAAAILDRLGVSVRTGAKLKDIDSASITVEVSGREENIPTLTVLWAAGVRASPLGGMLAARAGSRIDAAGRVEVAPDLTVPGHPDVFIIGDLAACKSAKGTSLPAIAPVAIQQGKYVAELIQGRLAGRPSKPFRYRDPGMMATIGRSAAVAHLGRIQLSGLLAWLAWLFVHLANLIQFENRILVLTQWAWSYFTWNRSARLITGDL